The Acropora muricata isolate sample 2 chromosome 7, ASM3666990v1, whole genome shotgun sequence genomic interval GTGACTACGCAATtgtattcacctccgagcatcaGTCGGCGGGCGACAGTCTAAAAATAGTTCTTTTTTTCAGTGAATTGTCACAGATAGACTAGTTTTTGGTTCTATTTTTCCACTAATATGCTAtgcaataaaacaattattcacctcggtgtcgatgaaagtggtggatatttgctgaGCCGCgagtgaataattgttatatacaCATATCTATCAATACATACAGGCAATGCATGTCACTACCCATTGGATGAGtttttggttttcactcacgtgaggAGACGGctatgttggtgtacaaaacaatagcaaaacgtcgctcaagttttgcataaaaTTAGAATCAacttcccaaaagactttttgcgctattgttctgtacacagACTTGGCTGCCGCGACATCAAATGAAAACCGAAAATAACTTTTCTTGGCAATGTTCTTTGTAGGTTTCATGCAAATTACGTAATACAGACGGATGtggttcaaaggttggatatgTGATGATAGTTCATTAACCATGCAGAGCTTCAAAGATTTTTTTGGCGGTACGATCAGTGAGACAGAGATTAGGTGCTGAATCGCTCTATCCATCAGTACTGGATAGCTTGAAAGCTTTTCCTAATACATATGCAAGGGATAATAATTTTTCCCCAAAATAGTAAAAGCTAACCGTCGAAAAACTGAGGCCAGACagtaattttcttctttctttgattttatcaaaataTAATGGAATAAGGAGACAcatcgccatttatgaaagtggtctgtAGGCAGTAGCTGTCGAACAGTATCCAATAAATTTAGAGGGTCCCCTATACCAATTTGGAAAATGCATTCACGTAAAAATATTGAGACTGTTCACGCGTCACGGATAATTCCCAAAATTCGTTCACGTTCACGAAAAATCAAATATCGGCAGTCACGAATCACGAATGGACGAAAAAAACCTAAATCACGTTTCCCGAGAAAAAAATAGTCCCAATCACGTTTCACGAAAAAAGTATAGGGGACTCTCAATTTACAGCTACTGCCTATTTTTTGCAGCATTCTTTCGTCAAAACTGTAGGATCAAATTCAACTTAACACAACTTAGGATTGAAAAGTTTGTGATAATTGCAGTTACTTGATCGTCAAAATATATGGAAAGCTGGGGAtctcccaggggttttgggGAACAAGGGGGCCAAGGAAAACATCGTAAGGAGCAAGGGCCGGAACATGAATCTCTTCTACGGAACGCGGGAAGAACCGACCTTATATAAATTTTCTATGACGGGCATGTTGATGGTGGAGCCCCCGGGGGGGCGGGTGGTAAGCAGATATGTTTAACAGGGAACAAATAAGGAGAAAAAGTGGGAACATGGGAAAACACGGCAATTTTGGAAGGGTTCAAGGCTTAATACTTATCATTGACTAAAGAATGCAACAGTCAATACACTTGAAAAAGTTTAATTCATTGAGGTGGAAGGTGCAAGTTATTGCCGAGGTTATTAATTATCTGGTGTCTTTTTTTTGACTATTTAACATTGTGAGAGTTTAATCTTAAAACAACGCGCCCAGCCAGCGACTGTAGGTGAGTTCTGAGTGCAGCGGAAGAAAAGTTTCTTACACTCTAATTAACCACAAaggaccattttacagttgatgcttagtttcctggcctttgaatgaaagtgaggttgaGGTTGcaattgaccttgttttgataaaaacctcCCTGCTTTACTTATGTTAATGATGTATGTATACTTAATTGACTTCTCCCcattggggcttttcagggccaatgaaataaACTCTACAAGGGTAGGAGttagaccagttggctatgtaaaAGCGCAGCCGAGGACTTGAACCAGGCGCTACCTGGAACAAATGCAGCTGGTGGCTAgggcgggacttgaactcgggatctcccgatttcaagtccggcgcACTAAcaactcggccacgctgcctccaaTATTCTCTTGcgaattagtaggaatttacaaacaaaaaaaaaaagctgggaggtttttatcaaaacaaggtcaactccagcctcactttcattcaaaggccaggcaactaagcaagaaactgtaaaatggtctattcattCACTTTTCTAGTACAGGGTAAATCACAATACTATTTACGCTTTGCGGACCTTTCGCGGCTAACTGGCGACTCGGCACTATGAACCCGCGGGAAAACTCCCCGCCCAGTCTCCGGTGAAAAAGTCAAGGGAATCAGATTGATCTTTGCTTCATCGTGTGCATCGTGGGTTCTTCGATCCCGCAAAAACAAAGAGTGTTGAAAAGTTTGCAAAAGTCTACTGAATCCACAAGTTTAACGAATAGCCCATTTCCGGTGACGCCGTTCCAGCATCACCAAAGTCGTTTACTTTTCCCGATCTGACAGCATAAAAAGATCGACCTTTTGAAGTTATGCCAATCCCATGATCTCCCAAGGTGCAAGGCTGACCTCCTCCACCAATCATCATCACGGAGCCAGTGGACTCAATGGCACACCAGAACCCTATCTTCTCAGCACCTTGAATCTCACCAGTGCAATTGGCTTGTTTGAAACCCACCGTTTCTTGAAAGCGCCCGGCGTACGACACATTGCAACTTCCTCTGCATCCATCCACGTTTGGTTGAATTTCCCAACTTGTGGTATTTCTGAAGTTGCCATAACTGGTGATTTTCGCTCTGAATGTCTGTCCACGCAGACAGTCACCTGTGGTACGTAACAGAGCGATGTGCTGTAGGTCATCACCGCGGGTGATCTTGAAATCCTGACCGCTGACCGACCAGAATGCAGGCGAGATCATGTCATCATTGTCGGATGGGTTCGTTACTTTTCCCTTGGTCTCTGTTCTTCTGTACCACCAATTAGCATGGTCTCGCATCCATTCACCCCTGTTGTCAGTATTTGAAAATCGAGCAATTAATGTCCAAGTGTTGTCCTCTGATTCCATATGACAGTAAACCTAAACGAAAAGCATTgggaacaaacaaacaaacaaacgactTGGCCCGCTGTCAGTCACTCTTTGGTGTCAGCAACCGAATACATCTTCATGAAATGCCAGCATATAAATCATCTGTGTGTACTCCGCTACAGCACGTGTGTTACATTACAACAGAGCACCCAGCCTAACTCAGATGTAATTAGCTGTGAGTTAattttgatgagggaggaaGAACGGAATAACTAGAGAAAAAAACCCTGGGGTCAAGGTCGTTGAGACTCAGCCCATGTGCAAACACAAAAATGAGAGGAAAAATTTTTCCAGCTCGCAATTGACTCCGCAAGGATAACGTGACAGGTACTAACCTCAAATCCCTAACCTTGTTAAGGCTCCAACTCTCGACCCTTGTCCCGTAATTCGAACATTAAACTCCCCAACCCTTAACCTTAACTCCCCGCACCCAAAGCTCCTATCCTTAGCTCCTAAAACCTAACCTCACTCTCCGATGCAGCGTCGAGTCTAGGAATGGAACACCCGCGGAACACATTAATGGAGTACGAGTAATTCCAACACGCTAGAGCAGTAAATATCACCCAACTCACTACATCACCTCCACTGCACCCATTTCATTACTGGTGGTCTTTTTCTAAGTTAAGATGATCTGACCTTAAACTTGACATCATTTTGATTCAACATGTAGCTTCCACTAATTGCCTCTTCGCCGACGGTCTTTCTGATCATTGAGCACGACCTTCCAGCTGAAGGGCGAGAATAAAAGCGTATGTTGGAAGCGATAATGATCGCAAGGAAAATCAAGATCAGGGCAGTTAACGTTGATTGTATTGAGTTCTCGCGATAAAGACAACATGAGAAAACCAGTCTTATGCAAATTAAACGAAAGCTACAtactaaaaagaaaaggttttaCTTGAAATGGAAATGTTAACATGCTTTTGAAATACTGTAAAATACCAAagtagtcatgcaaataaagctcttATTGTCCaagttttaaaacattttgtaaacaGACTCTATTCCTGCGAAACAGTGCACTTAGTTACGTagattattctatttttaaatttatgtCAATGCTGTTTAACGCTTTAACTTTTATATACAATTCTACAAAACTTGAATAATTTGCATTGTCGTGGCCGTAATGTCATGATTTAATATCGCTACTGAAAGATCACTAACCTCTGCATTTTTTCCCATCGCCATAGTATCCTTCATTACAAGTGCAATTGTACGATCCTACAATGTTTTTACACACAGCATTTGCACTGCACTCGTGTAGACGTGTTGCACACTCGTCAATATCTGgaaaatattttgatattaCAAACAACGAGAGCGGGCAGTACTTCAATCATTTTGCCAGGAAACATTTTGCAAGACATTCACCAAAATATGTGTTTCCCCAGGCGAAAAGAAAGAGGCTTTCTCTGCCGTACGAAACCAGTGCTATAGATCGCATGAAATTCTTCAACCGGCGTAAGGTGTGGGAAAATGCATCTGGGGAAATCAGATACGATTACGTGTCTGCTTCTGATTAGCTGAGAGGAGAACTGTCTAATTGGCTGACATAGGCTACCACTTACACGTCATTGAGTAGTGGTGTGAAATGGTTGATTTGTTTTGACTATGTAACTGTGGTATTTCGTCGATAGCTACCaatagagggtctcaatggggttaaccgtcaaccgtcaaatgggccaaaaattaaccgtcaaccgtcaaaaacggaatatttttaccgtcaaccgtcaaatgagcgagccaaaattagctggcaaatttctcagatatccttaaacgatcgagaccgattgacttaagtGGGGTtaagtcatgctgttaataaGTGATCGTTTTAATAcatcacagaaatacatatttgtgcttgttagtctcgagtaaagccggctagcgacagaactgacttccgtcggttaacacttccggtgtcgtgAAAGGTCACGGGTCACTTTACACGACCTcgctatagttgccatagttgaagcccggggggggactccaatatggaacataCAGGGacgctcgtcggaaattttgaatttaacccctacaggagaccatctgggcgtggctcaagctttttgtgacccctaaaggacaccaatctgggcgtggcttaagcagattttgacccctaaaagagaccacTTAAAAACActcaaatacgaaaacaaaacaagttaaaaagaaaatataacttctgtttctcttcgcgtaattctgtgctTCTTGGCAGCTTAATATATTGGTGCTGTGCGTGGAACTCCCTAAGCTAGACCAAactccaaaatttacacccctaagcgagacgacgagcttCCCGTCTGTTTTATATGGAAGTCCCCCCCGGGAGTTGGAGACCAATCACCTcctttttagtgcacaaattataggattaaatccaacATTAAtatatgagaaaaaaacatatcgttttattacaacttacagtcaaatttgtgctttaaattcgtgtgataaacgtcattccgaaaaattaaccgtcaaccgtcaaatgaactaaaatttaaccgtcaaccgtcaaaacgacttatttttaaccgtcaaccgtcaaagggacccccccattgagaccctcccAATAGACGCAGACAATCAATTGAGCCAATCATAGCACAAAGCAAAGAAACGCAGCCGTCGCAAAGCGCGGGAATGCGAGCGAGCATGTCACAACTGGATTTGATTCTACTTGATTGGATGAGAATGTGGTGTTATTTTTAACAAGCAATCACCAGGGAGTTAAAATGACAAATAGGAGCATGAAACCTAAACACGTACCAGTTTCACAGTGTTCACCACAAAAGCCAGAACCACACAAGCATCTGTAGCCTTTGTCAGTAAATCCTGCCTGACAGGTGGAGCTGTGTTGGCAAAGAGATTCATCACAAGGATTCTAAGAACAAACACAATGGGTTGAAAGTAAGTGACACTTTAAAGCGCGCGCTTTTCGGGTTCGACTGTTTCGGATTTTACCTGCACGGAACATAGGAAATGTAATGTACTTATACCCTCGCGTCGGGTATCTCTCGGGACACAATGGTGCAAGCCGAGCACTAGAACCACTGGGCTAACATAACATACGCAAACGAAGGAAGACTTTTAAACAACGGAAGATATTGTTAGTATTCTCGGCAGTTACTTCGTTAGAGGTTCCTACATATGAAAAGAATCTTTTTGTTATCAGAACTACCATGTTGTTTCAAGAAAACCAAAGAAGAAAAGTcagtaataattgttaaaattaTTTCGCAAAGTAACGGTTTTATTTCAATAAAGCATACACACAGTGATGCCGCAAACATTCCAGTGGAGAGACCCAAATAAAATTTTCGATAAATATGTCGATGAAATGTCATTATATATGTTATTTCTTACCTTTATTCCACGGTAAATGTAGTTTTTCGGTTTCTTAAAGTCATCCGGGTGTGCTACGTGAGTAGAGTTGTTCAATTCACATATCgttcttttgctttgaatttttgGTGTCTTTAAATTCAGGCTGACGCAATTATCTTCTAAGAGGCACAGTAATTCACAGGAATCCACGTCAACATTATCGATGGTTCGTATCACGTGATTGGTTAGTCGCGAACTTTGGAAAGCTGTGTCTTGTTTAAATTCCAAAATACGGTATGGGTCTTGGGAGAGTGGACGAACATTTGtggaagaaaattaaaaaatccgAAGTGAAAACATGATagtgaaaccattttgaaacaaaacctGTGACAGGGTTGGTGAGCGATAAGAAAAGATGGCTTCCACCATTGGGTGGGCTTGGTTTGATTCCATTCTCCACGTCTTATGAGAGTTGAGCCAGTGGCTCTCTTCGACACGAGATTTTACCAGAGTTCTCATGTTTTACCCTCTCACCCAAAGgcaacacttctaaattccaattggATCTTGAATAACAGTGGGTTTTAAGTGCAACCAtgtccaggtgatctggtgacgtaatttggaggactgggaagaaaaattttaacgccgtatcccacaaccgcgcgcggccttaggtgttgtttccaaactccctgcagcatctCCATCGcaaaaactcaacagatcattccgtgtctaccacatttccttttactgaatgaacattcaagtagacctgACGAGCTCTAACCCCGCCTCTGCCAtcttgaattcgaaaataaggccgcgcgcggttgtgatacggcgttaaaatttttcatcccagtcctccgaattacgtcaccagatcacctcgGTCGAAGTAAATTACTAAGCATTACCAGCTAAATAAGCAGAAAACCCTGGAGCGCGGGACGAGGGTCTCGGGACAAGGTCGCGGGAGGCGAAGCGCGGCTTGCGTTGAGCGGGAATATATCGGGTGCTACCCTGTTCGATACACAACGTTATATGGGGAACTGTGGTCACACCATTTGCAAGCCTCTAAGTATTTTAATTTGctattgataaaaaaaaaatgatagacACCCACTTCCAGCGAAAGGTTTAATTTGGTCACACACAGATTTCTTTTTGCCTGTAGCAAGGTTGTGACACTCGAATTACGAATTTCTCACCTTCTGGTTTCTTTGGTAATTCCGACATTTGCCTCTGGGACAACGCCACATCGTATATTTGCAACTGAGAAATCTTGCCTTTGAAGTACCGATTGTCATTCTTTCTAACCCCCATTCGGACACTTCCTTGGGTTCCCAGTTCCACTCCTGCGTTCATTTTACGCGTTTGTTTCAAAGCTCCGTCGGCCCACAATTTGATTTCTCCAATTTCATTGTCATAGGACACACCTACGAATTTCCATTTACCCGCTAAAGAAGTGTGATACAGGAAAGGTGAGGAGGAAAATACTCGACCATTGAACCTCGCGAAAAATAATCTGTTTAACACCCAAAGATGGACACCATATTTGTCGCCAATATTGTAGTCGAAAATAGGCCCGTCTGGTCCCCCATTTTCATCATAATAAACCCAACAGAGAATTGTCATGGAGTATCGCACGTCTAACGCGCCCCCGGGGCTGTTGGGAAACTCGATGAAGCTGTTTGCATTTCCAAAAAATTCATACGAGCCATCCTCCTCTCCATTAGGCCCTGGGGCAAGCCTAACGCCACTTGGGGTCCCTGGGGCTGTGCGATTTTTGACGTCTCTTGTTTGATACTCGGCGTTTAAAGGAAACAAGATAACGGGCTGTGGAACTGAAAAGAGATGCCAGTTACTGCATAAGCACTTGACCTCACGTATTTCCCTTCGTTAACTACGTTTCGCCAGTGTATGTGATCAATATTTAAGTACTTTGATGGACGCCAAATTTAGGAAAAATAGTTAGGCAAGATGAAAAACGTAAGAGAACCTATAAAAGGTTATGCTGCCAGGTGGCGGAATTTAGCGAGTCAGTCAAACAAGCACCGTAACAGATTTAgcaatttttttcccaaagAAGGGCTCGGCCAACTCTCAAAACATCAGGTTTTCAACGGTTAAACGACTATCTGCCTTCGTTTTTTTTGAATATGTCGAAAAGCGACCCTCTTTTGCCAGCTGCTCTGTTCCATTTTCGCTGCAGTGAGATCCGCAATATATTATGTTGTGGTTTTAATTAAGTGAACTTATGTCGCAGTTAAATGACTATTCGGTGTTAGTGATTTCATCGTTTGTTAATCTTTTCTCTTTGCGCAAATGATAACGC includes:
- the LOC136923997 gene encoding uncharacterized protein; the encoded protein is MAYKLLGIIFFLSFATLFEACAIVPQPVILFPLNAEYQTRDVKNRTAPGTPSGVRLAPGPNGEEDGSYEFFGNANSFIEFPNSPGGALDVRYSMTILCWVYYDENGGPDGPIFDYNIGDKYGVHLWVLNRLFFARFNGRVFSSSPFLYHTSLAGKWKFVGVSYDNEIGEIKLWADGALKQTRKMNAGVELGTQGSVRMGVRKNDNRYFKGKISQLQIYDVALSQRQMSELPKKPEDPYRILEFKQDTAFQSSRLTNHVIRTIDNVDVDSCELLCLLEDNCVSLNLKTPKIQSKRTICELNNSTHVAHPDDFKKPKNYIYRGIKNPCDESLCQHSSTCQAGFTDKGYRCLCGSGFCGEHCETDIDECATRLHECSANAVCKNIVGSYNCTCNEGYYGDGKKCRAGRSCSMIRKTVGEEAISGSYMLNQNDVKFKVYCHMESEDNTWTLIARFSNTDNRGEWMRDHANWWYRRTETKGKVTNPSDNDDMISPAFWSVSGQDFKITRGDDLQHIALLRTTGDCLRGQTFRAKITSYGNFRNTTSWEIQPNVDGCRGSCNVSYAGRFQETVGFKQANCTGEIQGAEKIGFWCAIESTGSVMMIGGGGQPCTLGDHGIGITSKGRSFYAVRSGKVNDFGDAGTASPEMGYSLNLWIQ